In the genome of Arachis stenosperma cultivar V10309 chromosome 2, arast.V10309.gnm1.PFL2, whole genome shotgun sequence, the window AAAAATTGATGAAATAAAATACAACAAAATAGAAGGCAAAGATTAATTTTTCTGATACATGTAAGTCGCAAGCAAGATGGGGATCTCATTGTGACATGACTTCATCATATTGAAGATAAAGTTGCttcatatatattaaaaataaaaatatagaatacTGTTAATAAATAGTTATGGCCTAGAATATGATTAATATATATCGGTCCCATGTCATGATTGCTTAAAACTTGTGCTATCTTTTTCGTGAACCACTTCTATTTCTGAATATTTTTCTGATCTCTAAACAACTTCatgaatcaaaatttttctCTAAATCTCGATTTTAAGGGGGGGAGGAGGGAGAGTGGAGGGTCACTGTTGTCAAAGTAGAGACAACAACAGCAACTCTCCCACATCATCTAACTGTGTGTTACCaggagaaagaagagagtttttatcaacaaagagaaaaaaaattttaagtaataatataattggaataatttcacaaaattatataatttatttaattaattttattaaaaatcaaGACAATTAAACATAAGTCacctttaataaaattaatagttcACTATTAGAATCTTAAAATAATGCTACATGAGAATATAATTGAATATTGAAAATTTATCATTCTTAAATTGATAATGAAAcctttttatttgattattttatttttcataaaaaaattttcattaagAATAAGTTGAAAATAGCATATAATAAATAAGTGATTCTATTAATTAGAAGTTGGTAAAATCGCTATCCTTCGAGTTAatactaaattataaaattggaagaaaaaaaaatgttaagtgTACTGGTATTTTGGAATCCATgttaaacatttaaaaaaaaaaacaccaccAAGAAGCTTAAATTATtgtatcttttttaaaatacgATGATTGATCCCCAcccaaataataataacttgaGGAGTAAGGTCGCTGAACGCCAATGACTATTGTTTGATATACAGGTCAATTAGTCaattactttcttgttcttttagtCAATTACAAAAATAGCAGATATAATCATATAGTCAAAAAATCTGTATTCTAAAAGTATtcaataaattctaataaaaaaacatctaaaatatatatatatatatatatatatatatatatatatatatatatatatatatatattatacgcTAACAATACCCATAATTACTAATTATATATTAGAGTCATGTTTGACTTgtatcaaaataaaaagaaagtacTTTCAATGTCATTAGCATGTACCAAAAAACATagataattaaataaaacaaaacagaGCCAATAacaaattgaagaaaaattttattaaataatacaattttttttagttctaTACCTATAACAAAAAATGACGCATCAGCCAATTCAAATGAAATACACTAAATATAAACATATTATATAATACAATCATATTGATAAATTATTTTGgcttataaaattatatttccTTAATAAAATTCTTTAATGCAGAATTTAAACCAAAATAAGacacattaatttttaaagcatTATTTAATTGTTATAGGACATTATAAggataataattaaaattatataaattttcttatgaaacaaaatttaaatgaaaCAATATTTAACagagttaaaatttaaatctttttttactgtaaaatattcttttataaaaaattttcttgcttTTCTTGCAAGGAAATATACAATGGGTTTTATTCTTGTTCAGTTTTTAATTGAATGGTCACAACAAAACCATAAAACTGTTGAGATTGAAATTGTAATAATTATGAGAGTGAGGAACATACAAATGTAGGaatatatgtataaaaatagagaaataattGTGTGGATAAATAAATTAGAAGTACCTGCTCATCCATCAACACCATTTCAATAGAACTACTGGATTTGGGGTCTTTGAATTTTGGTAAAGACCAGAGTCTAAGTATTCTGACATGAATCTTCCAGCTCTCTTTTGGCGGTGCAATCACCTCTAACAAATCATATTGTCTATCCATTTTTTCTctagataaaaaaattagagcAAGCCGTAAATTATAGCAAGTATGTGTGATAACAGTATAAGACCATACTTCCTAGGCTTTTATAGCAACTAAGAAGAGGTATATTTTTGGATAAATCACTTTAAAATTAGACTGCATCCAAAATCATATTTCTTCCATaatccaaaagaagaaaaaatctgtcttgataatttaaaaaaaaaagatttgaattgaaaataCAGCTCTTATTCTATATCATAAATACTGTCAATTAAAAGTAAATTGAgtaaaaaaagatatgaaaataaCAGCTGAATTCATGTCTTcctttaagaaaaaaaaaatatatatatatacgtatATAATAATACCCATAATATATGTATCAGAAAAATCAATAATATATACGTGTACAGTAATACACATAATATATGTATCAGAAGAAagatattgtattattttatttcgaaaaaaatctcatcattttattattgttttctaaATCATGTATCGTACTTAGCAAATTTAAGATAATTTTATCCAAATCATATGTCTTTTTTATGAGcttaaattattagaaaaaataattttataacatagtatcatattttctttaatttaaaatttgaggtattgatttttattgactccaaaaaaaatattgcaacataagacaaataaaaaaaatatatataagatttagacaaaataaaaaaaattacgtGAAAAGACGTATTAAAAGAGGGATCAATTGtatgataaatttaattatatatggaTCGCATGCAATTTGGGATTAGGTTTTAAATTACATATATTAATGAATTAGTTCAGAGACTTACCATGATTACAACCAAGGTTCTGAGAACAGGGAAAGGACCCAAGAAAGGATCCATCGGGAAGCTGTTGTTAGGACTGGGCATGTTTGTGTGCAAGTGTTTCAAGTTATTGGTTTTTTTTCTCTATAATCTAAAACACAAAACATACAACGGTGAGCTgaataatcaaataataatcTACAAATTTCACAAAAACACAAAGCAGCAGCAGTACAACAGATCTAGAACCCCAAAATCAAATAATCATTCAACAAAACAAAATCCTataatcattaaataatttgttGATTTTAGAACAGAGATCCAGAGAATAAAATGAAAATCGAAGAATAGGTGCACACCAAAGCCACTGACCTTCGAGATAATGACGCCGAGACGACGGCGACAAGACGACCGCGAGCAGCAAGAAGAATCCGACGGAGAATGGGCGCCGAGTGATGAAGAAGACATCAAATAGGGGATCTGAATTGGAAAAACACCGACAGTACAAAGAGAAACTCTTCGGACAGCCACGGACGGCGGCAACCGGTCACTCCGTTCGGTGGCGGTGGAGGCTAGCTAGGGTTTTCTCTTCTTGTTATCTTTAAATGAAAGAATGAATAAAGGCAACAAAAGAGAGGAGGGAAGACCAACATGCAGTAAGTGTTATTCCCTTTtcgttttcttttgttttatttatctattcTAATTTATAAAAGTAACAAAAGAGAGGAGGGAGTAAGTGTTATCCCCTTTtcgttttcttttgttttatttatctattcTAATTTATAAAAGTAACAAAAGAGAGGAGGGAGACCCGCTAACgtgttcttgttttcttttgttttttttatttattctaattccctttctgttttctttatttattttaattccctttttattttcttttgttttctctaTTCATTCTAATTTATAAAGAGTATAATTGTGATTGATCAGATTCTCTATACTTATTGTGATAAAcgaaaaaattgattaaaaaaagtttttatttctgttcattgaataaattttgtctattttaaaataattgttattttaattttaacttttagattcattaaaaaattaaaatatgcattttaaattaaaataaaagccATACCTATTTTAAAACTGAAGAAGTatatgataatgataataataatgatgctGAATGAGCAAATAATTTCAGTAATGCATGATTTATTCCCAAGTTCTCAAAGTAGTAATCATATCCATGTGAGAGAGGGGATTCCAATGCAAGGTTCAAGATATTCCAAGACCAAACATGCTGTGCATAGTTGAATTTCACTCAACTCTCCTTGCAATTGCCAACATATTATCACCACCACCAATATTACACTTATTTCTTCAACGggctttcatttttttataaattattcaaatactaataataataataacagtttattaaaagaaaacacaCTCAAAATCTTggattaaataaacaaatataagAAACAACTCTTGTATCAAGTTATAAGAGATAAATTAATGTCTAACACaaaaactttgaaaaataaACTACTCATATATTGTAGATCCTAATAACTCTCAAACAACCATAGTTCATTCAAATAAtagtttaaataaattattctcCTATATTTTAAATCGAACTGTGTAAAGGCATGTTGATTTAGTCCTCCACCACAACCCACTTCCCTTTCTTAGATTTGGATGAAACTGACTCCTCTCCAATCTCTTCATTATGTTTCTTAGCTCCGAGAATCTTAGAATTATGTTTCTCATCAACTGCAGGTGATGGAGTTGGCTCACTCTCACAAGCCTGGGATATGCCATCATGTACCaataaatataagaataataatattttagttactatgtaaaaattaataacatCACTGTAACAATTTAAATTGGAAATCATTTGACACAAACCTTAGAAGTGTTGTATGGACCAGTAGACAAACTCAATAGTTCAGAATTTTCATGGGACAAAAGGCCCTACAAAACAATTGATCCAATAAAAAGACATCACCAAAATCTGGTTGCTCTGTTTTTCTAAtacagaaacaaaagaaaaagttatTAGACAGAGGGAATTACAGTGTCAGGATTGTATTTATCAAGGAAGGCAGAGACCAGAGAATTCTCATTAGTCATTCTCAGCACATGAATCACATATGGTTCATAAGAGTTCAGATTCCTCATCTTGAGTTGCACTTTGAAGATGAACTTAATATCCCTAAGCTTATGAATCTCTTCGGGACAGGAATTTTTCTCAACACCCTTCACAGTTAGGGAAAAAAAACTTCATTCATGCTCTCataagtaataaaaattaagGTATAGTCCAGACTATTAACACAAAAAAATGAATATGACATCAAACCTTAGTCACACAAGACTGCCTAAGGTCCTTAGCAGAAACTCCAAGAAACTTTGCAGCTTCTCCATCGAACAAAACAAAAGAGGCAGCATCGGTGTGGTCTATCACCCTTACGTGGATGATGTACCTATTATTCACCAAAAAATATATAGTCCAAGAATAACACACTACATAAATCTTACCAATAATCAGTGTCTATACTATGCTATTACTGAATTGGatgcaaataattttttaatggcTTACCAAAGAGTCTCCATCCCACAAGGAAGAATAAAATGTATCAAATggaattaaaaaaatctaaaagcAAGTGACCCCGTGAACAAATCAAAGCTAAATAAACCAGTAgccaataaattttttatatttcccTTGTGAATCAGAATCCAAAAACACAGAAATAGCAAGCCACGAAAGTAACTTTGCAATGTGATTTCAATAATAGTTAATCTAAATCTCCAACCCCACATTCACAGAATTATCACCGACTGGCTATAACAAAAGCAAAAATTATGAGCAGTgccttttaattaaaaaaaaattactaatcaAGTAGAATTTTACAACATGtaatcaagaaaaaaataagaataatgaaCAGTGTGAAACTTCACATCAAACTCAAAAACAACACATAAGATTCCATATTCGATCTGGAAACTCAGAAAGGGGAATTATCCAAGAGTCTCCATCCCACAAGCGAGAATAGTTTAAAATAATccttattatatataattcataaaaaatgttataaaaatacctatttgaataataataatttaatagtGTCTGAGCAAATAATACAAATGCATAGATTACACCATTATCTTCGAGGACAAAGAGTATATAATGTGTGAATGTTAAAGAAGTATCGTGAGTCATACCTTGGCTCATAGAACCCGTAGTCTCTAATGCAATTGGGacagaaatattttttatcaagtTCCCTCAAGCCACGACGACACTTCTTACATCCTTTGTACCACCAACCAAATTCAGTCTCAACTTCTTTAATCGTCCTGGCTGTAACAAATACAGCATCCTAaaatcaatggataggagggtaCAACACAACAATTGAGATTATGATCCAACAAACATTGGAActaatacaataaaaaaatacaataaaaaaaggAAGACTAATAAAGAAAGAATTTTACCTGATTATGCTCCTTTATATCTGCAATTGTTTTGTAGACTGACAGACGCAAAAAATCCTCCTCATCTGAAACAGGTTGACCACAGACCAGCGGCATTATGCCTTGTCCATCAACAGGATCCAATTTGTTCACCCTTGCATTTTTAAATGAGAAATTATGAAATTTGTCAATAGTTTAATAATCAAAAGCATTGTATAAATAATCTGCTGACCACAATACTGATCTATATACTGTACCTCGCAAAGAAATCCCTGGCAGCTGGAAACTCAACATTGATAAACAGTTTCGAATTGTAGTTTGTGTTAGATACACCCATGACCCCTACAAAAGAC includes:
- the LOC130960256 gene encoding replication protein A 70 kDa DNA-binding subunit E-like isoform X1; the encoded protein is MVARYDLIKCINAGPAHKVWKLKVRVIRLWTVSQFARSGMKAPIEMVVLDEEGDTIQCTVKDIFVPIFEGLLAEGLLAEGNVYVVTNFGVALNTIKFKPTRHEFRIHFKRDTIVRPVQDSSFPLNGFNFVPFKTIQSESKEDGYLVDVIGQLASKGNLVEFTRDGKPSSYITIELDDLEGGQKLRVTLWQSFAFELLKYLEEHPSLTYVVILQMGKMKFYSGVMGVSNTNYNSKLFINVEFPAARDFFARVNKLDPVDGQGIMPLVCGQPVSDEEDFLRLSVYKTIADIKEHNQDAVFVTARTIKEVETEFGWWYKGCKKCRRGLRELDKKYFCPNCIRDYGFYEPRYIIHVRVIDHTDAASFVLFDGEAAKFLGVSAKDLRQSCVTKGVEKNSCPEEIHKLRDIKFIFKVQLKMRNLNSYEPYVIHVLRMTNENSLVSAFLDKYNPDTGLLSHENSELLSLSTGPYNTSKACESEPTPSPAVDEKHNSKILGAKKHNEEIGEESVSSKSKKGKWVVVED
- the LOC130960256 gene encoding replication protein A 70 kDa DNA-binding subunit E-like isoform X2, producing MKAPIEMVVLDEEGDTIQCTVKDIFVPIFEGLLAEGLLAEGNVYVVTNFGVALNTIKFKPTRHEFRIHFKRDTIVRPVQDSSFPLNGFNFVPFKTIQSESKEDGYLVDVIGQLASKGNLVEFTRDGKPSSYITIELDDLEGGQKLRVTLWQSFAFELLKYLEEHPSLTYVVILQMGKMKFYSGVMGVSNTNYNSKLFINVEFPAARDFFARVNKLDPVDGQGIMPLVCGQPVSDEEDFLRLSVYKTIADIKEHNQDAVFVTARTIKEVETEFGWWYKGCKKCRRGLRELDKKYFCPNCIRDYGFYEPRYIIHVRVIDHTDAASFVLFDGEAAKFLGVSAKDLRQSCVTKGVEKNSCPEEIHKLRDIKFIFKVQLKMRNLNSYEPYVIHVLRMTNENSLVSAFLDKYNPDTGLLSHENSELLSLSTGPYNTSKACESEPTPSPAVDEKHNSKILGAKKHNEEIGEESVSSKSKKGKWVVVED